In Labrys wisconsinensis, a single genomic region encodes these proteins:
- a CDS encoding FadR/GntR family transcriptional regulator yields MPRLVAADIARSLRRRIEAGEWADGRRVPPERDLAADFGVARNTVRRAMQLLEEDGAVSREVGRGTFVRPDGAPSLAAAVARMEGASPADMMEIRLLLEPSAAAFAATNASVAEILAVEEAHRSACAATDMPRFEQWDAELHHRIFACSRNDLLREIHNLLRLLRNQSPWYEMKKRSFSEERRTIYCREHALVVEAVRARDPEAARAAMQAHLRTVAANMLGR; encoded by the coding sequence ATGCCCCGCCTCGTCGCCGCCGACATCGCCCGCAGCCTGAGACGGCGCATCGAGGCCGGAGAATGGGCCGACGGGCGCCGCGTGCCGCCGGAGCGCGACCTCGCCGCCGATTTCGGGGTGGCGCGCAACACCGTGCGCCGCGCCATGCAGCTGCTCGAGGAGGACGGCGCCGTCAGCCGCGAGGTCGGCCGCGGCACCTTCGTGCGGCCGGACGGCGCGCCCTCGCTCGCCGCCGCCGTGGCGCGCATGGAGGGGGCGAGCCCGGCCGACATGATGGAGATCCGCCTCCTGCTGGAGCCTTCGGCCGCCGCTTTCGCCGCCACCAATGCCAGCGTCGCGGAAATCCTCGCCGTGGAGGAGGCGCACCGCAGCGCCTGCGCCGCCACCGACATGCCACGCTTCGAGCAATGGGACGCGGAGCTCCATCACCGCATCTTCGCCTGCTCGCGCAACGACCTGCTGCGCGAGATCCACAATCTGCTGCGGCTCCTGCGCAACCAGAGCCCCTGGTACGAGATGAAGAAGCGCTCCTTCTCGGAGGAGCGGCGGACGATCTATTGCCGCGAGCATGCCCTGGTGGTGGAGGCCGTCCGTGCCAGGGATCCCGAGGCGGCCCGGGCCGCCATGCAGGCGCATCTGCGCACCGTCGCGGCCAACATGCTGGGGCGCTGA
- a CDS encoding 4-(cytidine 5'-diphospho)-2-C-methyl-D-erythritol kinase, protein MSLGPLTERAPAKVNLTLHVLGRRADGYHLLDSLVAFAARGDTLTLEPGPGLSLRVTGPTAKAAGEGTDNLVIRAAQALLARLPGLDTGRFHLLKRLPVAAGIGGGSSDAAAALRLLARANRLAPDDPHVAAAAREVGADVPVCLEARTRLMGGAGETLFPPLALPRLPTVLVNPRVPAPTAAVFRALGLQPGATIAAARQAFAEGLTRRDLIAVLREARNDLEAPAIAVAPVVREAIDLIGAQPTCRLARMSGSGATVFGLFDSCRAAAAAARALRAARPGWWVATTMVG, encoded by the coding sequence GTGAGCCTCGGTCCACTCACCGAGCGCGCACCAGCCAAGGTCAACCTCACCCTGCACGTGCTCGGCCGCCGCGCCGACGGCTACCATCTGCTCGACAGCCTCGTCGCCTTCGCGGCGCGGGGCGATACCCTGACGCTCGAGCCCGGCCCCGGCCTGTCGCTGCGCGTCACCGGCCCGACGGCGAAGGCCGCCGGCGAGGGCACCGACAATCTGGTGATCCGGGCGGCGCAGGCGCTGCTCGCCCGCCTGCCCGGCCTCGACACCGGACGCTTCCACCTGCTGAAGCGCCTGCCGGTGGCGGCCGGCATCGGCGGCGGCTCCTCGGATGCGGCGGCGGCGCTGCGGCTGCTCGCCCGCGCCAACCGCCTGGCGCCGGACGATCCGCATGTCGCCGCGGCGGCGCGCGAGGTCGGCGCCGACGTGCCGGTGTGCCTGGAGGCCCGCACCCGACTGATGGGCGGGGCCGGTGAGACCCTGTTCCCGCCGCTCGCCCTGCCGCGCCTGCCGACCGTGCTGGTCAACCCGCGCGTGCCGGCGCCGACCGCCGCCGTGTTCCGGGCGCTGGGCCTCCAGCCGGGCGCGACCATCGCCGCCGCCCGCCAGGCCTTTGCCGAGGGCCTGACGCGCCGCGACCTGATCGCTGTGCTGCGCGAGGCCCGCAACGACCTGGAGGCGCCGGCCATCGCGGTTGCGCCTGTCGTGCGCGAGGCGATCGACCTGATCGGAGCGCAGCCGACCTGCCGCCTGGCGCGCATGTCGGGCTCCGGCGCCACCGTGTTCGGCCTGTTCGACAGCTGCCGCGCCGCGGCCGCCGCCGCCCGGGCGCTCCGGGCCGCCCGGCCCGGCTGGTGGGTGGCGACGACGATGGTGGGCTGA
- a CDS encoding tetratricopeptide repeat protein — protein MPLHRSRLIVALMAATVIGTAATPATAARRVIRPADTLSVTGGFLAGRLAASLRDNQSASTFYQTALRASPNNLDLLDRTFLAMLSAGEMDRSFRLAERLVAADKLHRIGRLALGVRALKARQYVSARTNLDLAAQKPVLDLIAPLLSAWTYAGAGETAKGIDAVDKLKGEDWYTGFRDFSAGMALDLAGDRKNAVLRLKAAADRDPSAVRITEAYARALARNGQRDEALKVLKAYDDKLPRHPAIRALTADIQANKPIGPTVRTAQEGASDMLVGLAAPLAKQGGTDYALIFFQLALYLNPDNASAQIGLADLYEDLKQPERAVALLEQVRPTNPLKRNAEIELGGALDQLDKTDEAVSHLKELIRKDPKDLDAIISLGGIYQGRKKFAEAADAFTQALEVIGTPTQANWSTFYFRGVAYERTKQWPKAEADFKKALELFPDQPSVLNYLGYSWIDQGVHLDEGMAMIRKAVDQRPDDGYIVDSLGWAYYKLGKYDDAVKQLERAVTLKPSDPTINDHLGDAYWRVGRKLEATFQWHHAKDANPEREDLAKIELKLKEGLKDTAQAADTPKPASGG, from the coding sequence ATGCCTCTTCATCGCTCGCGCCTGATCGTCGCCCTGATGGCGGCGACCGTTATCGGCACCGCCGCCACGCCCGCAACCGCAGCCCGGCGCGTGATTCGGCCGGCCGACACCCTGTCCGTCACCGGCGGGTTCCTGGCGGGTCGCCTGGCGGCAAGCCTGCGCGACAACCAGTCCGCCTCCACCTTCTACCAGACCGCCCTGCGTGCCAGCCCGAACAATCTCGACCTGCTCGACCGCACCTTCCTGGCGATGCTCTCGGCCGGCGAGATGGATCGCAGCTTCCGCCTGGCGGAGCGCCTGGTCGCGGCCGACAAGCTGCACCGCATCGGCCGGCTGGCGCTCGGGGTCCGGGCGCTCAAGGCGCGCCAATACGTCTCGGCCCGCACCAATCTCGACCTCGCCGCGCAGAAGCCGGTGCTCGACCTGATCGCGCCGCTGCTCAGCGCCTGGACCTATGCCGGTGCCGGCGAGACCGCCAAGGGCATCGACGCGGTCGACAAGCTCAAGGGCGAGGACTGGTACACCGGCTTCCGCGACTTCTCCGCCGGCATGGCCCTCGATCTCGCCGGCGATCGCAAGAACGCCGTCCTGCGGCTCAAGGCGGCCGCCGACCGCGACCCCTCCGCCGTGCGCATCACCGAGGCCTATGCCCGGGCGCTGGCCCGCAACGGCCAGCGCGACGAAGCGCTGAAGGTGCTCAAGGCCTATGACGACAAGCTGCCGCGCCATCCCGCCATCCGGGCGCTGACCGCCGACATCCAGGCCAACAAGCCGATCGGCCCGACGGTGCGCACCGCCCAGGAAGGGGCGAGCGACATGCTGGTGGGCCTGGCCGCGCCGCTGGCCAAGCAGGGCGGCACCGACTATGCGCTGATCTTCTTCCAGCTCGCCCTCTACCTCAACCCCGACAACGCCTCGGCCCAGATCGGCCTCGCCGACCTCTACGAGGACCTGAAGCAGCCCGAGCGCGCCGTGGCGCTGCTGGAGCAGGTGCGCCCGACCAATCCGCTCAAGCGCAACGCCGAGATCGAGCTCGGCGGCGCGCTCGACCAGCTCGACAAGACCGACGAAGCGGTGAGCCATCTCAAGGAGCTGATCCGCAAGGATCCCAAGGATCTCGACGCGATCATCTCGCTCGGCGGCATCTATCAGGGCCGCAAGAAGTTCGCCGAGGCGGCGGACGCCTTCACCCAGGCCCTCGAGGTGATCGGCACGCCGACGCAGGCCAACTGGTCGACCTTCTATTTCCGCGGCGTCGCCTATGAGCGCACCAAGCAATGGCCGAAGGCCGAGGCCGATTTCAAGAAGGCGCTGGAGCTGTTCCCGGACCAGCCTTCGGTGCTCAACTATCTCGGCTATTCCTGGATCGACCAGGGCGTGCACCTCGACGAGGGGATGGCGATGATCCGCAAGGCCGTCGACCAGCGGCCCGACGACGGCTACATCGTCGACAGCCTGGGCTGGGCCTATTACAAGCTCGGCAAGTATGACGATGCGGTCAAACAGCTCGAGCGCGCGGTGACGCTGAAGCCGAGCGACCCGACGATCAACGACCACCTGGGCGACGCCTATTGGCGGGTCGGCCGCAAGCTCGAGGCGACCTTCCAGTGGCACCACGCCAAGGACGCCAATCCCGAGCGGGAAGACCTCGCCAAGATCGAGCTGAAGCTCAAGGAAGGCCTGAAGGACACGGCGCAAGCGGCGGATACGCCCAAGCCGGCGAGCGGCGGGTGA
- a CDS encoding (2Fe-2S)-binding protein, with amino-acid sequence MIVCSCRVLTDQDFASTLDSELPGCPRSAAEAYRCLGCGPECGRCLKTVRRILADARAAARCHDCVEDCALREAIEAPLLDAAE; translated from the coding sequence ATGATCGTCTGCTCCTGCCGCGTCCTCACCGACCAGGATTTCGCCAGCACGCTCGACAGCGAGCTGCCGGGCTGTCCGCGCTCGGCGGCGGAGGCCTATCGGTGCCTGGGCTGCGGGCCGGAATGCGGGCGCTGCCTGAAGACGGTGCGACGGATCCTGGCTGACGCTCGCGCCGCGGCGCGCTGCCACGACTGCGTCGAGGACTGCGCCCTGCGCGAGGCGATCGAGGCGCCGCTGCTCGACGCGGCGGAGTGA
- the bfr gene encoding bacterioferritin, with protein MKGDKKVIDYLNRALRSELTAINQYWLHYRIFDNWGLLEMAKKWRAESIEEMQHADKLTTRILFLEGFPNMQTLDPLRIGQTVKEIIECDLAAEREARLMYQEAADYCFSIKDFVTHDLFKSNMTDEEGHIDFLETQLDLIDRLGLQLYTQNHMGEFKED; from the coding sequence ATGAAGGGCGACAAGAAGGTCATCGACTATCTCAACCGGGCGCTGCGCAGCGAGTTGACCGCGATCAACCAGTACTGGCTGCACTACCGCATCTTCGACAATTGGGGCCTGCTCGAAATGGCCAAGAAGTGGCGCGCCGAGTCGATCGAGGAGATGCAGCACGCCGACAAGCTCACCACCCGCATCCTGTTCCTCGAGGGCTTCCCGAACATGCAGACCCTCGATCCCCTGCGCATCGGCCAGACCGTCAAGGAGATCATCGAGTGCGACCTCGCCGCCGAGCGCGAGGCACGGCTGATGTACCAGGAAGCGGCCGACTACTGCTTCTCCATCAAGGACTTCGTCACCCACGACCTGTTCAAGTCCAACATGACCGACGAGGAAGGCCATATCGACTTCCTCGAGACCCAGCTCGACCTGATCGACCGGCTCGGCCTGCAACTCTACACCCAGAACCACATGGGCGAGTTCAAGGAGGACTGA
- a CDS encoding electron transfer flavoprotein-ubiquinone oxidoreductase: MTEAADLGPREAMEYDVVVVGGGPSGLAAAIRLKQINPEISVVVVEKGSEVGAHILSGAVIDPIGLDRLLPDWREDPARPLKTEVTEDIFYYLGPSGSVRLPNFGMPKLMSNHGNFVGSLGNVCRYLASRAEALGVEIYPGFAAAEVLTDDAGAVVGIATGDMGIGRDGEPKAGFTRGMELRGKYTLFAEGARGSLTKTLVARFGLDAGREPQKYGLGLKELWQVDPAKHAPGRVQHSFGWPLDNSTGGGSFLYHLEDNQVVVGFVVHLNYKNPNLSPFDEFQRFKHHPVVARTLEGGKRIAYGARAITEGGYQSVPKLTFPGGALVGCAAGFVNVPRIKGSHNAVLSGMLAAEHVAAALAQGRGHDEVAAYEAAWRGSAIGRDLVKVRNVKPLWSKFGTLGGVVLGALDMHLNEKLGFSLFGTLRHGKPDYATLQPIAEARPIAYPKPDGKLSFDKLSSVFLSSTNHEEDQPIHLKLKDPSLPIAQNLPRYGEPARLYCPAGVYEVVYGDEAARSDPRFVINAQNCVHCKTCDIKDPAQNIDWVTPEGGGGPNYPNM, encoded by the coding sequence ATGACCGAAGCCGCCGACCTCGGACCGCGCGAGGCCATGGAGTACGACGTCGTGGTGGTCGGCGGCGGCCCCTCCGGCCTGGCGGCGGCGATCCGGCTGAAGCAGATCAACCCCGAGATCAGCGTCGTCGTCGTCGAGAAGGGCTCCGAGGTCGGGGCCCACATCCTCTCCGGCGCGGTGATCGATCCCATCGGCCTCGACCGGCTGCTGCCGGACTGGCGGGAGGACCCGGCGCGGCCGCTGAAGACGGAGGTCACCGAGGACATCTTCTATTATCTCGGTCCGTCCGGATCGGTGCGGCTGCCGAATTTCGGCATGCCGAAGCTGATGTCGAACCACGGCAATTTCGTCGGCTCGCTCGGCAATGTCTGCCGCTACCTCGCGAGCCGGGCCGAGGCGCTCGGCGTCGAGATCTATCCGGGCTTTGCCGCCGCCGAGGTGCTCACCGACGACGCGGGCGCGGTGGTCGGCATCGCCACCGGCGACATGGGCATCGGCCGCGACGGCGAGCCCAAGGCCGGCTTCACCCGCGGCATGGAGCTGCGCGGCAAGTACACCCTGTTCGCCGAAGGCGCTCGCGGCAGCCTGACCAAGACGCTGGTGGCCCGCTTCGGGCTCGACGCCGGGCGCGAGCCGCAGAAATACGGCCTCGGCCTCAAGGAGCTCTGGCAGGTCGATCCGGCCAAGCACGCGCCGGGCCGGGTGCAGCACAGCTTCGGCTGGCCGCTCGACAACTCGACCGGCGGCGGCTCCTTCCTCTATCACCTGGAGGACAACCAGGTCGTCGTCGGCTTCGTGGTGCATCTCAACTACAAGAACCCGAACCTGTCGCCCTTCGACGAGTTCCAGCGCTTCAAGCACCATCCCGTGGTGGCGCGGACGCTGGAGGGCGGCAAGCGCATCGCCTATGGCGCGCGCGCCATCACCGAGGGCGGCTACCAGTCGGTGCCGAAGCTGACCTTCCCCGGCGGGGCGTTGGTCGGCTGCGCCGCCGGCTTCGTCAACGTGCCGCGCATCAAGGGCAGCCACAATGCGGTGCTGTCGGGCATGCTGGCGGCCGAGCACGTCGCGGCGGCCCTGGCGCAGGGCCGCGGGCATGACGAGGTGGCGGCCTACGAGGCGGCCTGGCGCGGCAGCGCCATCGGCCGCGACCTCGTCAAGGTGCGCAACGTCAAGCCGCTCTGGTCGAAGTTCGGCACGCTCGGCGGCGTGGTGCTGGGGGCGCTCGACATGCACCTCAACGAGAAGCTCGGCTTCTCCCTGTTCGGCACGCTGCGCCACGGCAAGCCGGACTATGCCACCTTGCAGCCGATCGCCGAGGCCAGGCCGATCGCCTATCCCAAGCCGGACGGCAAGCTCTCCTTCGACAAGCTGTCCTCGGTGTTCCTGTCCTCGACCAACCACGAGGAGGACCAGCCGATCCACCTGAAGCTGAAGGACCCGTCGCTCCCGATCGCCCAGAACCTGCCGCGCTACGGCGAGCCGGCCCGGCTCTACTGCCCGGCCGGGGTCTACGAGGTGGTCTATGGCGACGAGGCGGCCAGGAGCGATCCGCGCTTCGTCATCAACGCGCAGAACTGCGTGCACTGCAAGACCTGCGACATCAAGGACCCCGCCCAGAACATCGACTGGGTGACGCCGGAAGGCGGCGGCGGGCCGAACTATCCCAACATGTGA
- a CDS encoding LysR family transcriptional regulator yields MNSKPILADLTALAAVVAHRSFRKAADELGLSPSTLSHMIGALERRMGARLLHRTTRSVAPTEAGATLAARLAPLLRDLDEALAEVEDWGGRPSGTLRINASEIVARLLLRSAVPVFLQRYPEMALDLVTEGRLVDIVAEGFDAGIRLGESVPQDMIAVRFGGDARFVTVAAPTYLARHGTPRTPDDLMRHVCIRLRLPSGKLFRWEFARHGQEQTVDVPGALTLDHMELMTEAAAAGMGIAYVADRSARPHVDRGALAIVLDDWCPWIPGLALYYPGHRHVPPGLKAFVAVLREVG; encoded by the coding sequence ATGAATAGCAAGCCGATCCTCGCCGATCTCACAGCCCTTGCCGCCGTGGTCGCGCATCGCAGCTTCCGCAAGGCGGCGGACGAGCTCGGCCTGTCCCCGTCGACGCTCAGCCACATGATCGGCGCGCTGGAGCGGCGCATGGGTGCGCGGCTGCTCCATCGCACCACGCGGAGCGTCGCGCCGACCGAAGCCGGCGCGACGCTCGCCGCCCGCCTCGCCCCGCTGCTGCGCGACCTCGACGAGGCCCTGGCGGAGGTGGAGGACTGGGGCGGGCGGCCGAGCGGGACGTTGCGGATCAACGCGAGCGAGATCGTCGCCCGGCTGCTCCTGCGATCGGCGGTTCCGGTGTTCCTGCAGCGCTATCCGGAGATGGCGCTCGATCTCGTCACCGAGGGCAGGCTGGTCGACATCGTCGCGGAGGGCTTCGACGCCGGGATCCGGCTCGGCGAATCCGTGCCGCAGGACATGATCGCGGTGCGCTTCGGCGGCGACGCGCGGTTCGTGACCGTGGCCGCACCGACCTATCTCGCGCGGCACGGCACGCCGCGGACGCCGGACGACCTCATGCGTCACGTCTGCATCCGCCTGCGCCTGCCCAGCGGCAAGCTGTTCCGCTGGGAATTCGCCAGGCACGGCCAGGAGCAGACCGTCGACGTGCCCGGCGCCCTCACCCTCGACCACATGGAGCTGATGACCGAGGCGGCGGCCGCCGGCATGGGCATCGCCTATGTCGCCGACCGCTCGGCCCGGCCCCATGTGGACCGCGGCGCCCTTGCCATCGTCCTCGACGACTGGTGCCCCTGGATCCCCGGCCTCGCCCTGTACTATCCCGGCCATCGCCACGTGCCGCCGGGACTGAAGGCCTTCGTCGCGGTGCTGCGGGAGGTGGGGTAG
- a CDS encoding type II toxin-antitoxin system RelE/ParE family toxin → MRLAWTRPSRNDLEAIADHIAQDSPAAARDQLDKVKAAAGMLIRHPQLGRAGRVRGTKELVIAHTPYILIYRVTGEIVDILRVLHAARRWPPKP, encoded by the coding sequence ATGCGCCTCGCCTGGACACGGCCATCCCGGAACGATCTTGAAGCAATTGCCGATCACATCGCGCAGGACAGCCCGGCGGCTGCACGCGACCAGCTCGACAAGGTCAAGGCCGCGGCCGGAATGTTGATTCGCCATCCGCAGCTTGGTCGCGCCGGACGGGTCCGCGGGACAAAAGAGCTGGTGATCGCACACACCCCCTACATCCTGATCTATCGGGTGACCGGCGAGATCGTCGATATCCTGCGCGTCCTGCACGCCGCCCGTCGGTGGCCGCCGAAGCCATAG